One Agelaius phoeniceus isolate bAgePho1 chromosome 7, bAgePho1.hap1, whole genome shotgun sequence DNA segment encodes these proteins:
- the ITGB6 gene encoding integrin beta-6: protein MGIELLCLCFLFLQRNNYVQGTCSQESTVTCEDCLLSGPHCAWCLQENYTDSSGIHGRCDTLENLLSKGCQLNLIEFPISEVEIHKNDPLTASSQKNSSDVTQISPQKLTLRLRPGHEETIQIKVRQTEDYPIDLYYLMDLSASMDDDLNTIKELGSTLSKEMSKLTSNFRLGFGSFVEKPVSPFIKTTAAEINNPCRSVPYECLPTFGYKNVLPLTNDAEKFNEIVKGQRISANIDTPEGGFDAIMQAAVCKEKIGWRNDSLHLLVFVSDADSHFGMDSKLAGIVIPNDGNCHLDHNNEYSMSTVQEYPTIGQLIDKLVQNNVLLIFAVTNEQVHIYENYAKLIPGATVGRLQKDSGNILQLIISAYQELRSEVELEILGETEGLNLSFTAICNNGTFFPHQRKCSHVKVGDTVSFNVTVSLSSCEKTRRLIKIKPVGLSDVLEMEIHPLCSCECQAKAEKQSPKCSQGKGSLECGVCVCSPGYVGPRCECHESSLGASSCRGPAELSSCSGRGDCYCGQCLCHPSPYGKVYGPRCECNDFSCVRHRGLQCAGNGDCDCGECRCHSGWTGEYCNCTTDTSTCIAEDGTLCSGRGECICGTCACTHPGASGQTCEKCPLCGDPCSSRWSCVECHLAADDKSLGDCSEKCKLVDATVSIEKDYSEDKSISCSLQGENECITTFLLAVDEQGRTVIHNIERKDCAQHPNIPMIVVGVTLAILLIGIVLLCIWKLLVSLQDRKEVAKFEAEKSKVKWQTETNPLYRGSTTTFKNVTYKNQDMHKRPMAADFY from the exons ATGGGGATTGAATTGCTTTGCCTCTGTTTCCTATTTCTGCAAAGAAATAACTATGTGCAAG GGACCTGTTCTCAGGAAAGCACAGTGACTTGTGAAGATTGTTTGCTTTCCGGACCACACTGCGCTTGGTGTTTGCAAGAG AATTACACAGACTCATCTGGAATTCATGGGAGGTGTGATACCCTGGAAAATCTTTTGTCCAAAGGATGCCAGCTGAATTTGATTGAGTTTCCCATTTCAGAAGTAGAAATTCACAAAAATGATCCCCTAACTGCATCATCCCAGAAAAACAGTTCTGATGTCACACAGATTTCTCCCCAGAAATTAACTCTGAGGCTGCGACCAG GACATGAAGAAACAATACAGATCAAGGTTCGCCAGACTGAAGATTATCCAATTGATCTCTACTACCTCATGGATCTTTCAGCCTCCATGGATGATGATCTGAACACAATCAAAGAACTGGGTTCAACTCTTTCCAAAGAGATGTCAAAACTGACAAGCAACTTTAGACTGGGGTTTGGATCTTTTGTTGAAAAACCAGTTTCACCATTTATCAAAACTACAGCTGCAGAAATAAACAACCCTTGCAG AAGTGTACCCTACGAGTGCTTACCCACCTTTGGatataaaaatgttttgccACTAACAAATGATGCTGAAAAATTCAACGAAATTGTGAAAGGACAGCGAATTTCTGCTAATATAGACACTCCAGAGGGAGGATTTGATGCAATTATGCAGGCAGCTGTTTGCAAG GAAAAAATTGGCTGGAGGAATGATTCTCTACATTTGCTGGTGTTTGTGAGTGATGCTGATTCCCATTTTGGGATGGACAGTAAACTGGCAGGGATTGTTATTCCTAATGATGGGAACTGTCATTTGGACCACAATAATGAATATTCCATGTCAACTGTTCAG gAGTATCCAACAATTGGACAATTAATTGACAAACTTGTGCAAAACAATGTACTATTAATTTTTGCTGTAACAAATGAGCAAGTTCACATATATGAG AATTATGCAAAGCTCATTCCTGGCGCTACTGTTGGACGACTACAGAAGGATTCTGGAAATATTCTCCAGCTGATCATTTCTGCATATCAG GAGCTGAGGTCTGAGGTTGAATTGGAGATCCTGGGAGAGACGGAAGGGCTCAATCTCTCCTTCACGGCCATCTGTAACAATGGGACCTTTTTTCCACATCAGAGGAAATGCTCTCATGTGAAAGTGGGAGATACA GTCTCTTTCAATGTGACTGTTAGTCTCTCTTCTTGTGAAAAAACCAGAAGACTTATCAAGATAAAACCTGTGGGCCTCAGCGACGTGCTGGAGATGGAAATtcatcccctctgcagctgcgAGTGCCAGGCCAAGGCCGAGAAGCAGAGCCCGAAGTGCAGCCAAGGGAAAGGCTCCCTGGAGTGcggggtgtgtgtgtgcagccctggctACGTGGGGCCGCGCTGCGAGTGCCACGAGAGCTCGCTCGGTGCCAGCTCCTGCCGGGGCCCAGCCgagctgagctcctgcagcgGCAGAGGCGACTGCTACTGCGGGCAGTGCCTGTGCCACCCGTCCCCCTACGGAAAGGTCTACGGGCCCCGCTGCGAGTGCAATGACTTCTCATGCGTCCGGCACCGCGGCCTGCAGTGCGCAG GCAATGGTGACTGTGACTGTGGGGAATGCAGATGCCACAGTGGATGGACTGGTGAATACTGTAATTGCACAACTGATACCAGCACCTGCATTGCTGAGGATGGGACACTGTGCAGTGGGAGAGGCGAATGCATCTGTGGGACGTGTGCTTGCACCCATCCAGGGGCTTCAGGCCAAACGTGTGAAAAATGCCCTCTCTGCGGTGACCCCTGCAGTTCCAGATG GAGCTGTGTGGAATGTCACTTGGCTGCTGATGACAAGTCACTGGGAGATTGCAGTGAAAAATGCAAATTGGTTGATGCAACTGTCAGCATTGAAAAGG ATTATTCAGAGGATAAATCCATTTCCTGCTCTTTGCAGGGGGAAAATGAATGTATAACCACATTTCTACTGGCTGTGGATGAACAGGGAAGGACAGTCATTCACAACATAGAAAGGAAAG ATTGTGCACAGCATCCAAATATCCCAATGATAGTGGTGGGTGTCACCCTTGCTATCCTTCTCATTGGCATTGTTTTACTTTGCATATGGAAATTACTGGTGTCACTTCAAGACCGAAAAGAGGTGGCCAAGTTTGaagcagaaaaatcaaaagTTAAATGGCAAACG GAAACAAATCCACTATACAGAGGCTCAACAAccacttttaaaaatgtgactTACAAGAATCAAGATATGCATAAAAGACCCATGGCTGCAGACTTCTATTAG